One stretch of Epinephelus lanceolatus isolate andai-2023 chromosome 15, ASM4190304v1, whole genome shotgun sequence DNA includes these proteins:
- the LOC117266798 gene encoding kazal-type serine protease inhibitor domain-containing protein 1-like: MQVSSMAKLCLCVCISMSVWLHVSLGLPPQHLGWLRLWKEGEGCRECNQHLCPPLPNNCPAGRVWDECGCCEQCANVEGQQCDPDGAQKFYGRCGEGLICQRKMPKRGHRAEPEPTCVCQDKNPVCGSDGWTYPNVCQMREAGSRHNITLGLIGTGPCHSAPRVLRGPRNLFNYTGNDIVFGCEVSAYPLPNLGWKKTGIENFLPGDDPHISVQARGGPQRYTVSTWLQIQGLHLSDAGVYSCISYNALGETSASAQLTVLRQVVKVMKGHAEEEQECSDHLEEGSADGQLASGDYPGFI, encoded by the exons ATGCAGGTCAGCAGCATGGCTAagctctgcctgtgtgtgtgtatttccatGAGTGTATGGCTCCACGTTTCCCTCGGGTTGCCACCCCAGCACCTTGGATGGCTGCGGCTGTGGAAGGAGGGTGAAGGTTGCAGGGAGTGCAATCAGCACCTCTGTCCCCCACTCCCCAACAACTGTCCTGCAGGTCGGGTGTGGGACGAATGTGGATGCTGTGAACAGTGTGCTAACGTGGAGGGGCAGCAATGTGACCCGGATGGGGCTCAGAAGTTCTACGGCCGCTGTGGAGAGGGCCTAAtctgccagaggaaaatgccaaAGAGGGGACACAGGGCTGAGCCAGAGCCTACATGTGTATGTCAGGACAAGAACCCTGTGTGTGGCTCAGATGGGTGGACCTATCCAAATGTTTGCCAGATGAGAGAGGCCGGCAGCCGCCATAATATAACCCTCGGGCTCATTGGAACAGGACCCTGCCACTCTG CTCCCCGTGTCCTTCGAGGCCCCAGAAACCTGTTCAACTACACCGGGAATGACATCGTGTTTGGCTGCGAGGTCTCAGCCTACCCTCTTCCAAACCTGGGCTGGAAGAAGACAGGGATTGAAAACTTCCTGCCGGGAGATGATCCTCACATCTCTGTCCAG GCTCGGGGCGGTCCCCAGCGCTACACTGTGTCTACCTGGCTTCAGATACAGGGCCTCCACCTTTCTGATGCAGGAGTCTACTCTTGCATATCCTACAATGCCTTGGGGGAAACGTCTGCATCGGCACAGCTCACAGTATTGAGACAGG TGGTAAAGGTGATGAAAGGCCACgctgaggaggagcaggagtgCTCTGATCATCTGGAGGAAGGCAGTGCTGATGGACAGCTGGCATCTGGAGATTACCCGGGATTCATTTAA
- the insm1b gene encoding insulinoma-associated protein 1b: protein MPKGFLVKRNKKSAHVSYRTRSDEDDLQEPPTPAALQSHVDPSPPMSVASSPDRAAASPDFTAADAPVPRLEKPVQFGNPEAVCQALYSPTRPISKEHDRGYFERSFNLGSPISAESFPTPASLSGLDHLLYAPVDLKIGTSNSSRSGTTTSSLPAPSNRVGAKRPAADGTERKSKPASKKPKAIRKLNFEDEMTTSPVLGLKIKEGPVEMKPRAQSSGGNKPLGEFVCQLCKEAYADPFSLAQHKCSRIVRVEYRCPECDKMFSCPANLASHRRWHKPRTTGAPAMPPAQGIKPEMAKMPPLGVKSVSDEAKDMSDRDTPSPGLSESGSEDGSYDCQYCGKRFKRQAYLRKHIMGHQALQKKVLEEHGFQTGDRPAEQAPVLPPSSSSSSAATSSSASSSEEASNQSPLNLSPVDCLLCPVCGESFTSRASQERHLRLMHSSQIYPCKYCPATLYSSPGLTRHINKCHPSENRQVILLQMPVRPAC from the coding sequence ATGCCCAAAGGATTCCTggtaaaaagaaacaagaaatcTGCACATGTTTCCTACAGGACTCGGTCAGACGAAGATGACCTCCAGGAGCCACCCACCCCAGCTGCCTTGCAGAGTCATGTGGACCCCTCCCCGCCGATGTCCGTGGCGTCCAGTCCGGACCGCGCCGCAGCATCGCCGGATTTCACAGCAGCTGACGCGCCCGTGCCAAGACTGGAGAAGCCGGTACAGTTCGGCAACCCAGAGGCGGTGTGCCAAGCCCTCTACAGCCCCACCCGGCCCATCAGCAAGGAGCACGACAGGGGATATTTCGAGAGAAGTTTCAATCTGGGATCGCCTATTTCTGCCGAGTCATTCCCGACACCTGCTTCACTGTCCGGCCTGGACCACCTCCTGTACGCCCCGGTCGACCTGAAAATCGGCACCAGCAACAGCAGCCGCAGCGGCACTACTACCAGCAGCCTCCCGGCACCGAGCAACCGGGTCGGCGCCAAAAGACCCGCAGCTGACGGCACAGAGCGCAAATCTAAACCCGCCTCCAAGAAACCCAAAGCCATTAGAAAACTCAACTTTGAAGACGAGATGACGACTTCTCCCGTGCTTGGTCTCAAAATCAAAGAGGGGCCGGTGGAGATGAAGCCGAGGGCGCAGTCCTCCGGAGGAAACAAGCCTCTAGGGGAGTTTGTGTGTCAGCTGTGCAAGGAGGCGTACGCGGATCCCTTCTCTCTGGCTCAGCACAAGTGCTCCCGCATCGTCAGGGTCGAGTACCGGTGCCCCGAGTGCGATAAGATGTTCAGCTGCCCGGCCAACCTCGCCTCTCACCGCCGCTGGCACAAACCCCGGACCACCGGCGCACCGGCGATGCCACCGGCACAGGGCATCAAACCCgaaatggccaaaatgccaccGCTAGGTGTCAAGTCAGTCTCCGACGAAGCCAAAGACATGAGTGACAGAGACACCCCAAGTCCAGGTCTGTCCGAGTCGGGCTCTGAAGATGGCTCATATGACTGCCAGTACTGCGGGAAGAGGTTTAAGCGACAGGCATACCTAAGAAAACACATCATGGGACACCAGGCCTTGCAAAAGAAAGTGCTGGAGGAGCACGGGTTTCAAACCGGCGACCGCCCGGCAGAGCAGGCTCCGGTCctacccccctcctcctcctcctcctccgccgcCACCTCCTCCTCAGCATCATCCTCAGAGGAAGCCTCAAACCAAAGCCCTCTCAACCTGAGCCCGGTGGACTGCCTGCTGTGCCCGGTGTGCGGGGAGAGTTTCACCAGCAGGGCCAGCCAGGAGAGACACCTGCGCCTCATGCACTCCTCCCAGATTTACCCGTGCAAATACTGCCCCGCCACTCTCTACAGCTCGCCGGGGCTCACCAGGCACATAAACAAATGCCACCCCTCGGAGAACAGGCAGGTGATCCTGCTCCAAATGCCGGTGCGCCCCGCCTGCTAA